The Listeria welshimeri serovar 6b str. SLCC5334 genome has a window encoding:
- a CDS encoding Mrp/NBP35 family ATP-binding protein encodes MLNEQQITRLLYRLQDPVLEASLEETEGILEVQVHEETANIKIALADPAIETDHFVHNIEELLTQFGVNEINIELEYLPAAVIDRIFQARDNILSETSKTKFLAIASGKGGVGKSTVAANLAIALANQGKKVGLLDADIYGFSIPVLLGTTESPRKENGQIIPVKTNGIQMISMDFFVESGEPVIWRGPMLGKMIKMFLEEVRWGDLDYLLIDLPPGTGDVALDIHTLIPRCNELIVTTPHFAAASVASRAGYMATKNNHNIIGVIENMSYLTLDDGQTLKIFGQGGGEKVAADLETQLLIQLPIEQPNFNEKGYTAAIYSPSSPAANAFKTLAEKIIPYLL; translated from the coding sequence ATGTTAAATGAACAACAAATTACTAGATTATTATATCGGCTACAAGATCCTGTTTTAGAAGCGAGTTTGGAAGAAACAGAAGGTATATTAGAAGTACAAGTCCATGAAGAAACAGCAAATATTAAAATCGCTTTGGCAGATCCAGCAATTGAAACAGACCATTTTGTTCATAATATAGAAGAACTTTTAACTCAGTTCGGTGTAAATGAGATAAATATAGAGCTTGAATACCTTCCAGCAGCGGTCATTGATCGTATTTTTCAAGCAAGAGATAATATCTTATCAGAAACCAGCAAGACTAAATTTTTAGCGATAGCGAGCGGGAAGGGCGGCGTCGGTAAATCAACAGTCGCAGCAAACCTAGCTATAGCACTGGCAAACCAAGGCAAGAAAGTAGGATTACTTGATGCTGATATCTATGGTTTTAGTATTCCGGTTTTGCTCGGTACAACAGAATCCCCGCGCAAAGAAAATGGCCAAATCATTCCAGTCAAAACAAATGGCATTCAAATGATTTCAATGGATTTTTTTGTGGAATCTGGAGAACCAGTTATTTGGCGTGGTCCAATGCTCGGAAAGATGATAAAGATGTTTTTAGAAGAAGTAAGATGGGGAGACTTAGATTATTTACTTATCGATTTACCGCCTGGTACGGGTGATGTTGCTTTAGATATCCATACACTAATTCCAAGATGTAATGAACTAATCGTTACAACGCCACATTTTGCTGCTGCATCAGTTGCGTCACGCGCAGGTTACATGGCCACTAAAAATAACCATAATATTATAGGTGTTATTGAAAATATGTCTTACCTTACTCTTGATGATGGGCAAACGTTAAAGATATTTGGCCAAGGCGGCGGAGAAAAAGTAGCAGCTGACCTAGAAACACAACTTTTAATTCAGTTACCAATCGAACAACCAAATTTCAATGAAAAAGGCTATACTGCAGCGATATACAGCCCATCAAGCCCAGCTGCGAATGCTTTCAAAACACTTGCAGAGAAAATAATTCCATATTTATTATAA
- a CDS encoding GW domain-containing glycosaminoglycan-binding protein — MERKFIKTGIIMLIVAFLVVSLNVGAETGNSRTAQVALSSSQQSFIDEILPAAQDGYQNGKLLTSVTLAQAILESNWGESGLSKNSNNLFGIKGTYEGKSVSMDTMEASGATTANFRVYPSWKESIEDHTDLITQNDRYKGAVGETDYRKSLQAIKDGGYATDPEYVSKLVAIIERYNLDQYDIVYDKIESHHKVAAIGTVSPNKTQETIWSAPFNTANSEEVGKLASYSNRNLEVSWEAKTEKGLWYFLRENNKDIGWVNSNALNLSYHQKNDENINATKYVDDMGAHIYRLPSPEKQFDNGTIAQYDKKTLHADKKITRDGYAWFRLSESNEVIGWVRADKLNDRLYDRITEQTTYNGYATVNKAATDNVWSAPFNTKNSNKIAPLTDYNAAKLELVSRAKVANTIWYEFKLDGKLIGWTSEKDLNIIYTPENEKPTTQVAYVKNPTAMLYNKPVETTSTQTKEIGFYYGKLLAVDKEATIQAEKWVHIKDSNNSLGWIKAEDIQR; from the coding sequence TTGGAGAGAAAGTTTATAAAAACAGGGATTATCATGCTTATTGTAGCATTTTTAGTGGTTTCATTAAATGTTGGAGCAGAAACGGGAAATTCTAGGACTGCTCAAGTGGCGTTAAGCTCTTCGCAACAATCGTTTATTGACGAAATTTTACCAGCTGCCCAAGACGGATATCAAAATGGCAAACTCTTGACTAGCGTAACGCTTGCTCAAGCAATTTTGGAATCTAATTGGGGCGAAAGTGGTTTAAGTAAGAATTCTAATAACTTATTTGGAATTAAAGGTACATATGAAGGTAAGTCTGTTTCAATGGACACGATGGAAGCCTCTGGAGCGACAACTGCTAATTTCCGAGTTTATCCAAGTTGGAAAGAATCGATTGAAGATCATACAGATTTAATTACACAAAACGACCGTTATAAAGGCGCCGTTGGTGAAACTGATTACCGAAAATCTTTACAAGCTATAAAAGATGGTGGTTATGCTACTGATCCGGAGTATGTTTCAAAATTAGTAGCTATTATTGAACGTTATAATTTAGATCAATACGATATTGTTTATGACAAAATTGAGTCCCATCACAAAGTTGCCGCTATAGGAACCGTATCACCGAATAAAACACAAGAAACCATTTGGTCTGCGCCTTTTAACACTGCAAATTCGGAGGAAGTCGGGAAACTAGCTAGTTACTCGAATCGTAATTTAGAAGTTTCTTGGGAAGCTAAGACAGAAAAAGGTTTATGGTATTTCTTACGTGAAAATAATAAAGATATTGGTTGGGTAAATAGTAATGCCCTTAATCTAAGTTATCATCAGAAAAACGACGAAAACATAAATGCAACTAAATATGTAGATGATATGGGTGCGCATATTTACCGTTTACCTAGTCCTGAAAAGCAATTTGATAATGGTACAATTGCACAATATGACAAGAAAACACTTCATGCTGATAAAAAAATCACTCGTGATGGATACGCTTGGTTCCGTCTTTCTGAAAGTAATGAAGTAATCGGTTGGGTTCGCGCAGATAAATTGAATGATCGTTTATATGACCGTATTACTGAACAAACCACGTATAATGGCTATGCGACAGTAAATAAAGCAGCGACTGATAATGTTTGGAGTGCCCCTTTTAACACTAAGAATTCGAATAAAATAGCACCTCTTACTGATTATAATGCAGCGAAACTAGAGCTTGTATCGCGCGCTAAAGTTGCTAACACCATATGGTACGAGTTTAAACTAGATGGCAAACTAATTGGTTGGACTAGTGAAAAGGATTTAAACATTATCTATACTCCTGAAAACGAAAAACCAACAACTCAAGTCGCTTACGTAAAAAATCCAACAGCAATGCTTTATAATAAACCCGTAGAAACAACAAGCACTCAAACAAAAGAAATCGGTTTTTATTATGGTAAGTTACTAGCTGTTGATAAAGAAGCTACTATTCAAGCTGAAAAATGGGTTCATATTAAAGATAGTAATAACTCACTTGGCTGGATTAAAGCAGAAGACATTCAACGTTAA